A part of Silurus meridionalis isolate SWU-2019-XX chromosome 18, ASM1480568v1, whole genome shotgun sequence genomic DNA contains:
- the ndufb2 gene encoding NADH dehydrogenase [ubiquinone] 1 beta subcomplex subunit 2, mitochondrial: MKMSAVWRTVSVFRAGARLITRGPQHSVTRKAGGGPHIVAQYRQPPQLTKRQHFRAELLSGFMWFWIMWHFWHDSDAVLGHFPWPDTNVWTDQELGIPPDDE; this comes from the exons ATGAAAATGTCGGCGGTCTGGAGAACCGTGAGTGTGTTCAGGGCTGGAGCTCGGCTCATCACACGCGGACCCCAGCACAGCGTTACCCGGAA ggcaGGTGGAGGTCCACACATCGTGGCTCAGTACCGTCAGCCTCCTCAACTCACTAAACGCCAGCACTTCCGTGCCGAACTTCTCAGCGGCTTCATGTGGTTCTGGATCATGTGGCACTTCTGGCACGACTCCGACGCCGTCCtc GGTCATTTCCCGTGGCCGGACACAAACGTCTGGACTGACCAGGAGCTCGGAATTCCTCCAGATGATGAGTga